From Micromonospora rifamycinica, a single genomic window includes:
- a CDS encoding type 1 glutamine amidotransferase yields MSTESLRIVWIYPDLLSTYGDRGNLLILARRAQQRGMPVEVLEVRSDQRLPATADIYLLGGGEDGPQALGAQRLLADGGLHRAVAQGSVVFGVCAGYQLLGSSFFAKGTRCAGLELLDLSSDRGPTRAVGELAGEIDPRLGVPALSGFENHGGRTHLGPGVSPLARVSAGVGNDGVTEGAWRGKLLGTYSHGPALARNPALADLLLRWATGAHQLPPLDDTWAERLRTERRAAVAAAARP; encoded by the coding sequence GTGTCAACTGAGAGCCTGCGTATCGTCTGGATCTACCCCGACCTGCTCTCCACCTACGGCGACCGGGGCAACCTGCTGATCCTGGCCCGCCGGGCGCAGCAGCGCGGGATGCCGGTCGAGGTGCTGGAGGTCCGCTCCGACCAGCGGCTGCCCGCCACCGCCGACATCTACCTGCTCGGCGGCGGCGAGGACGGCCCGCAGGCGCTCGGCGCGCAGCGGCTGCTCGCCGACGGCGGCCTGCACCGGGCCGTCGCCCAGGGCTCGGTGGTGTTCGGCGTCTGCGCCGGCTACCAGCTCCTCGGCAGCTCCTTCTTCGCCAAGGGCACCCGGTGCGCCGGGCTGGAGCTGCTCGACCTCTCCTCCGACCGGGGTCCGACCCGGGCCGTCGGCGAGCTGGCCGGCGAGATCGACCCGAGGCTGGGGGTGCCGGCGCTGTCCGGCTTCGAGAACCACGGCGGTCGGACCCACCTCGGCCCCGGCGTGTCGCCGCTGGCCCGGGTCAGCGCCGGGGTCGGCAACGACGGCGTCACCGAGGGCGCCTGGCGGGGCAAGCTGCTGGGCACCTATTCGCACGGGCCGGCGCTGGCCCGTAACCCCGCCCTGGCCGACCTGCTGCTGCGCTGGGCCACCGGCGCGCACCAGCTCCCGCCGCTGGACGACACCTGGGCCGAGCGGCT
- a CDS encoding MurT ligase domain-containing protein has product MPLRAKVASSVSRTAAALSRAAGRGDGSVIGGWIGLKIDPDLLAHLSAGRAIALISGTNGKTTTTRLSAAAVGVLGRVATNSFGANMPTGHTSALAKAGSTPYAVLEVDEHYLAQVLEATEPHVVALLNLSRDQLDRAKEVAMMAQLWRSALVRHTDVRVVANADDPMVVWAATPPADPARGVRPPHVTWFSAGQRWHDDSWVCPECGSTIQRSGEQWWCSGCPLRRPDAQWTVEDDGVLDPTGAWHKVTLQLPGKVNLGNAATALAVAAEFGVRPVDAVSRLHTVTSVAGRYAQVDRDGRNIRLLLAKNPASWLEAFDMADEAPTLLSINARDPDGLDTSWLFDVDFAPLRGRQVLITGDRAYDLAVRLDVNGVPFQHVRAFGEAVRAVPPGRLEVIANYTAFQDIRAELDRVN; this is encoded by the coding sequence ATGCCCCTGCGGGCGAAGGTGGCCAGCTCCGTGTCGAGGACCGCCGCGGCGCTGTCGCGCGCCGCCGGCCGGGGTGACGGCTCGGTGATCGGCGGATGGATCGGGCTGAAGATCGACCCGGACCTGCTGGCCCACCTCTCGGCCGGACGCGCCATCGCGCTGATCTCCGGCACCAACGGCAAGACCACCACCACCCGACTCAGCGCCGCCGCCGTCGGCGTGCTCGGCCGGGTCGCCACCAACTCCTTCGGCGCCAACATGCCCACCGGGCACACCTCGGCGCTGGCCAAGGCCGGCAGCACGCCGTACGCGGTGCTGGAGGTCGACGAGCACTACCTCGCGCAGGTGCTGGAGGCCACCGAGCCGCACGTGGTGGCCCTGCTCAACCTCTCCCGCGACCAGCTCGACCGGGCCAAGGAGGTCGCCATGATGGCGCAGCTCTGGCGTTCCGCGCTGGTCCGGCACACCGACGTACGGGTGGTCGCCAACGCCGACGACCCGATGGTGGTCTGGGCCGCCACCCCGCCGGCCGACCCCGCCCGGGGCGTCCGCCCGCCGCACGTCACCTGGTTCAGCGCCGGGCAACGCTGGCACGACGACTCCTGGGTCTGCCCGGAGTGCGGCTCCACCATCCAGCGCTCCGGTGAGCAGTGGTGGTGCTCCGGCTGCCCGCTGCGCCGCCCGGACGCGCAGTGGACGGTGGAGGACGACGGCGTGCTCGACCCCACCGGGGCCTGGCACAAGGTGACCCTCCAGCTCCCCGGCAAGGTCAACCTCGGCAACGCGGCCACCGCCCTCGCCGTCGCCGCCGAGTTCGGGGTACGCCCCGTCGACGCGGTGTCCCGGCTGCACACGGTGACCTCGGTCGCCGGCCGGTACGCCCAGGTCGACCGGGACGGGCGCAACATCCGGCTGCTGCTGGCCAAGAACCCGGCCAGTTGGCTGGAGGCGTTCGACATGGCCGACGAGGCGCCCACCCTGCTGTCCATCAACGCCCGCGACCCCGACGGGCTGGACACCTCCTGGCTGTTCGACGTCGACTTCGCCCCGCTGCGCGGCCGGCAGGTGCTGATCACCGGCGACCGGGCGTACGACCTGGCGGTCCGGCTCGACGTCAACGGGGTGCCGTTCCAGCACGTCCGGGCGTTCGGCGAGGCGGTCCGGGCGGTCCCGCCGGGCCGGCTGGAGGTCATCGCGAACTACACCGCCTTCCAGGACATCCGAGCGGAGTTGGACCGTGTCAACTGA
- the mraZ gene encoding division/cell wall cluster transcriptional repressor MraZ: MFLGTHTPRLDEKGRLILPAKFRDELAGGVVITKGQDRCLYVFPTPEFQRIADQLRAQPMTNKAARAYSRVFFASAHDEVPDKQGRVTIPAHLRSYAALDRDLVVIGASTRVEIWDRTAWESYLAESEDDFADIEEGVLPSGL, from the coding sequence ATGTTCCTCGGCACGCACACCCCACGCCTGGACGAAAAGGGCCGGTTGATCCTTCCGGCCAAGTTCCGGGACGAACTGGCGGGGGGTGTCGTGATCACCAAAGGGCAGGATCGCTGTCTCTACGTCTTCCCCACGCCCGAGTTCCAGCGGATCGCCGACCAGTTGCGCGCGCAGCCCATGACGAACAAGGCGGCCCGGGCCTACAGCCGGGTCTTCTTCGCCAGCGCGCACGACGAGGTCCCCGACAAGCAGGGCCGGGTCACCATCCCGGCCCACCTGCGGTCCTATGCCGCGCTCGACCGGGATCTGGTGGTGATCGGGGCGTCCACCCGGGTGGAGATCTGGGACCGGACGGCCTGGGAGAGCTACCTCGCCGAGAGCGAAGACGACTTCGCCGACATCGAGGAGGGGGTGCTGCCCAGCGGTCTGTAG
- the rsmH gene encoding 16S rRNA (cytosine(1402)-N(4))-methyltransferase RsmH, producing MGELRGTHVPVLLERCLELLAPALDRGGRTVHVDATLGLAGHAEAVLERHPHTVLIGLDRDTEALAHARVRLARFTDRIHLEHAVYDELPEVVARLGYPVIDGVLFDLGVSSLQLDAPDRGFAYAQDAPLDMRMDQTRGVTAEEVVNTYSHPDLARVLRVYGEEKFAGRIASAILREREQGRITSSARLAELVRESIPAPARRTGGHPAKRTFQALRIEVNRELAVLEKALPAALDTLGVGGRMVVLSYHSLEDRLTKQALADRVRSKGPVDLPVELPGSGPTFRLLSRGAELAGEEEVTANPRAASVRLRAAERLDPTTGPSGRTDRERSRRRVRAMHQAGTGSTAGSTVDHGTTPGDGRTDEQGEGT from the coding sequence ATGGGGGAGCTACGCGGCACGCACGTGCCGGTGCTGCTCGAGCGGTGTCTCGAGCTGCTGGCCCCCGCGCTGGACCGGGGCGGCCGGACGGTCCACGTCGATGCCACGCTGGGCCTGGCCGGGCATGCCGAGGCGGTGCTGGAACGGCATCCGCACACGGTGCTGATCGGCCTGGACCGGGACACCGAGGCCCTGGCGCACGCCCGGGTCCGGCTGGCCCGCTTCACCGACCGGATCCACCTGGAGCACGCCGTCTACGACGAGTTGCCCGAGGTGGTGGCCCGGCTGGGCTATCCGGTCATCGACGGAGTGCTGTTCGACCTGGGCGTCTCCTCGTTGCAGCTCGACGCGCCCGACCGCGGGTTCGCCTACGCCCAGGACGCGCCGCTGGACATGCGGATGGACCAGACCCGGGGGGTGACCGCCGAAGAGGTGGTCAACACCTACTCCCACCCTGATCTGGCCCGGGTGCTGCGGGTCTACGGCGAGGAGAAGTTCGCCGGCCGGATCGCCTCGGCGATCCTCCGGGAGCGTGAGCAGGGGCGGATCACCTCCTCGGCCCGGCTGGCGGAGCTGGTCAGGGAGAGCATTCCGGCACCAGCGCGACGAACCGGGGGACACCCGGCCAAGAGAACGTTTCAGGCTTTACGGATCGAGGTAAACAGGGAACTGGCGGTGCTGGAGAAGGCGCTGCCGGCTGCCCTCGACACGCTCGGCGTGGGCGGTCGCATGGTGGTCCTGTCCTACCACTCGCTGGAGGACCGGCTCACCAAGCAGGCGCTCGCCGACCGGGTCCGCAGTAAGGGCCCGGTCGACCTCCCGGTGGAACTGCCCGGGTCGGGTCCGACGTTCCGGCTGCTCAGCCGGGGCGCCGAACTCGCCGGGGAGGAGGAGGTCACCGCGAACCCGCGGGCCGCGTCGGTGCGGTTGCGGGCCGCGGAGCGACTCGACCCGACCACCGGGCCGTCGGGGCGGACCGACCGCGAACGGTCCCGCCGACGGGTCAGGGCGATGCACCAAGCGGGAACGGGGTCGACAGCGGGTTCCACAGTGGACCACGGGACGACGCCGGGGGACGGCAGGACGGACGAACAGGGGGAGGGGACATGA
- a CDS encoding penicillin-binding transpeptidase domain-containing protein: MPPRSDEPRRDATGSRRGAVRGGAARGGEPRAGQPRTGEPRTGQPRGGEPRTGDPRPGESRGGDTGGISDARAYTPRGRTIRESSEDRGGQRRTPRAGRSGDPFRPALQVLDGGRAAANRSGRREAAPTGRTGVIRTVPQRVAPDDDEFAEPPAPRRRPGRSVPRRGDPPGRGAPRRTETPRRTDRPAGRRPVRKPRRPPKLAEPRRRLRLGTVLVLAIFAVIGIRLVVLQAVDTPAYAGGGVDNRLTRIDLPAPRGSIQDRTGAPLARSVEARYVFADPTMVKDRTETAKLLSPLLGVPVSELADKMKRRGNLQFRYLARGVDVAQAKQIEALDLAGIGTHRDERREVPGGDLAANLVGFTSQDMDGLEGLEARYDDLLRGQDGRRVYEAGLGDLNAPIPGGYSQTTAPKPGSSLVLTIDRDLQFQVQQILSRQMAQTRGAIGAAVVLDVKTGDVLAQASNPTYNAASPEQSRPTDREDAASSFVVDPGSVHKAITYGAALQEGVITPDSAWPVANTITRGDVTFRDTHPADGKKLSVAGMLAYSSNVGTIEIGDRLGPDRLIDYQKRFGLGQPTGEGMPGEASGRLLPAARWSGSSYGSVPIGHSVDTTPLQMAAAYAAIANDGTYVQPHLIKEVVGADGRRTPSAAPVTRSVLSPQNAAALRTLLEAVTTVDGATGLAAAVPGYRVAGKTGTGLRYVDGKEQPGEVGSFIGMAPAEAPRYVVAVFVWNPEGGGGAVVAPAFREMMGFTLRHYRVPPSRGKSPNFEVFPR; encoded by the coding sequence GTGCCGCCGAGATCGGACGAACCGCGCCGGGACGCCACGGGCTCCCGGCGCGGTGCGGTTCGTGGTGGGGCCGCCCGGGGCGGCGAGCCGCGAGCCGGGCAGCCCCGCACCGGGGAACCCCGCACCGGGCAACCCCGGGGCGGCGAGCCGCGCACCGGCGACCCACGGCCGGGGGAGTCCCGGGGCGGGGACACCGGCGGGATCTCCGACGCGCGGGCGTACACCCCCCGGGGCCGCACCATCCGGGAGAGCAGCGAGGACCGGGGCGGGCAGCGGCGCACCCCACGCGCCGGCCGCTCCGGCGACCCGTTCCGCCCCGCCCTCCAGGTCCTCGACGGCGGTCGGGCCGCCGCCAACCGGAGCGGCCGCCGGGAGGCCGCGCCGACCGGTCGTACCGGCGTCATCCGGACCGTGCCGCAGCGCGTCGCGCCCGACGACGACGAGTTCGCCGAGCCGCCCGCCCCGCGCCGCCGGCCCGGCCGCAGCGTCCCGCGCCGGGGTGACCCGCCCGGTCGCGGCGCCCCGCGCCGCACCGAGACGCCCCGGCGTACCGACCGACCGGCCGGGCGACGACCGGTGCGCAAGCCACGCCGCCCGCCGAAGCTCGCCGAGCCGCGTCGCCGGCTGCGACTGGGCACCGTGCTGGTGCTGGCGATCTTCGCGGTGATCGGCATCCGGCTGGTCGTGCTGCAGGCCGTGGACACCCCGGCGTACGCCGGGGGCGGCGTCGACAACCGGCTCACCCGGATCGACCTGCCGGCCCCGCGCGGCTCGATCCAGGACCGCACCGGTGCCCCGCTGGCCCGCAGCGTCGAGGCCCGGTACGTCTTCGCCGACCCCACCATGGTCAAGGACCGCACCGAGACCGCGAAGCTGCTCTCCCCGCTGCTCGGCGTCCCGGTCTCCGAACTGGCCGACAAGATGAAGCGTCGGGGCAACCTCCAGTTCCGCTACCTGGCCCGGGGCGTCGACGTCGCGCAGGCCAAGCAGATCGAGGCGCTCGACCTCGCCGGCATCGGCACCCACCGCGACGAACGCCGCGAGGTGCCCGGCGGTGACCTGGCCGCCAACCTGGTCGGCTTCACCAGCCAGGACATGGACGGGCTGGAGGGCCTGGAGGCCCGCTACGACGACCTGCTGCGCGGCCAGGACGGCCGGCGGGTGTACGAGGCGGGGCTGGGCGACCTCAACGCCCCCATCCCCGGCGGCTACAGCCAGACCACCGCCCCCAAGCCGGGCAGCTCGCTGGTGCTCACCATCGACCGGGACCTCCAGTTCCAGGTGCAGCAGATCCTCAGCCGGCAGATGGCCCAGACCCGGGGCGCGATCGGCGCGGCGGTGGTGCTCGACGTCAAGACCGGCGACGTGCTGGCCCAGGCGAGCAACCCGACCTACAACGCGGCCTCGCCGGAGCAGAGCCGACCCACCGACCGGGAGGACGCCGCCTCCAGCTTCGTGGTCGACCCGGGGTCGGTGCACAAGGCGATCACCTACGGCGCGGCGTTGCAGGAGGGCGTCATCACCCCGGACAGCGCCTGGCCGGTCGCCAACACCATCACCCGGGGCGACGTGACCTTCCGCGACACCCACCCGGCCGACGGCAAGAAGCTCAGCGTGGCCGGCATGCTGGCGTACTCGTCCAACGTCGGCACCATCGAGATCGGCGACCGGCTCGGCCCGGACCGGCTGATCGACTACCAGAAGCGCTTCGGGCTGGGGCAGCCCACCGGCGAGGGGATGCCCGGCGAGGCGTCCGGGCGGCTGCTCCCGGCCGCGCGGTGGAGCGGCTCGTCGTACGGGTCGGTGCCGATCGGGCACAGCGTGGACACCACCCCGTTGCAGATGGCCGCCGCGTACGCCGCCATCGCCAACGACGGCACCTACGTCCAGCCGCACCTGATCAAGGAGGTGGTCGGGGCGGACGGCAGGCGCACCCCGTCCGCCGCCCCGGTCACCCGCTCGGTGCTCAGTCCGCAGAACGCGGCAGCCCTGCGTACCCTGCTGGAAGCGGTGACCACGGTCGACGGCGCGACCGGCCTGGCCGCTGCGGTGCCCGGCTACCGGGTCGCCGGCAAGACCGGCACCGGGCTGCGCTACGTCGACGGCAAGGAGCAGCCCGGCGAGGTCGGCTCGTTCATCGGGATGGCGCCCGCCGAGGCGCCCCGGTACGTGGTGGCGGTCTTCGTGTGGAACCCCGAGGGCGGTGGCGGCGCGGTCGTCGCCCCGGCGTTCCGCGAGATGATGGGCTTCACGCTGCGTCACTACCGGGTTCCTCCGTCGCGCGGGAAATCCCCCAACTTCGAGGTCTTTCCGCGCTGA
- a CDS encoding UDP-N-acetylmuramoyl-L-alanyl-D-glutamate--2,6-diaminopimelate ligase yields the protein MRPEPDDRVGSDAVPGNPRPRTVPGVRLGDLADRLAVAPPADAAELVVTGVTHASQEVRPGDLYAALPGARRHGAEFAAGAATAGAVAVLTDPAGAAAAGAAGLPVLVTPDPRAVLGELAAAVYGDPTDGLTVIGVTGTAGKTSTAYLIESGLRAAGHVTGLIGTVETRLGDLVTDSVRTTPEATDLHALLAAARERGVTAVVMEVSSHALAMGRVGGVRFAVGGYTNFGSDHLDFHADTADYFAAKARLFDGRCRVEVLNHDDPALRPLFRPATVSYSAAGDPTATWWADRVGGEGYAQRFTAHGPDGLELPAGVALPGRHNVANALLAVASLVATGVDPATAVAGVAACGGVPGRLELVSGDAPVRGVVDYAHKTDAVVAALAALRGTGTGRLICVIGAGGDRDRGKRPVMGAAAARGADVVLVTDDNPRTEDPAAIRAEVLAGAYRADAGARIVEVPGRREAIAEAVRLAEPGDVVALLGKGHERGQEIAGEVYPFDDRTELAEALRVRFGDLAGRR from the coding sequence GTGCGGCCGGAACCGGACGACCGGGTAGGGTCTGACGCCGTGCCCGGCAATCCACGCCCCCGTACCGTGCCCGGAGTCCGGCTCGGCGACCTCGCCGACCGGCTCGCCGTAGCGCCGCCGGCCGACGCCGCCGAGCTGGTCGTGACCGGGGTGACCCACGCCAGCCAGGAGGTCCGACCCGGCGACCTGTACGCCGCCCTGCCCGGTGCCCGTCGGCACGGCGCGGAGTTCGCCGCCGGGGCCGCCACGGCCGGCGCGGTGGCCGTGCTGACCGACCCGGCCGGCGCGGCGGCGGCCGGCGCGGCCGGGCTGCCCGTCCTGGTGACGCCCGATCCCCGGGCCGTGCTGGGCGAGCTGGCCGCCGCGGTCTACGGCGACCCGACCGACGGGCTCACCGTGATCGGGGTGACCGGCACCGCCGGCAAGACCTCGACGGCCTACCTGATCGAGTCCGGGCTGCGCGCCGCCGGTCACGTCACCGGCCTGATCGGCACCGTGGAGACCCGCCTCGGCGACCTGGTGACCGACAGCGTCCGGACCACCCCGGAGGCCACCGACCTGCACGCCCTGCTCGCCGCCGCCCGCGAGCGCGGGGTGACCGCGGTGGTCATGGAGGTGTCCAGCCACGCCCTGGCGATGGGGCGGGTCGGCGGGGTCCGGTTCGCCGTCGGCGGCTACACCAACTTCGGCTCCGACCACCTCGACTTCCACGCCGACACGGCGGACTACTTCGCCGCCAAGGCCAGGCTCTTCGACGGGCGTTGCCGGGTCGAGGTGCTCAACCACGACGACCCGGCGCTGCGCCCGTTGTTCCGGCCGGCCACGGTCAGCTACTCGGCGGCCGGCGACCCGACCGCCACCTGGTGGGCCGACCGGGTCGGCGGCGAGGGCTACGCCCAGCGGTTCACCGCGCACGGCCCGGACGGCCTGGAGCTGCCCGCCGGGGTGGCGCTGCCCGGCCGGCACAACGTGGCCAACGCGCTGCTCGCGGTGGCCAGCCTGGTCGCCACCGGGGTGGACCCGGCGACCGCCGTCGCCGGGGTGGCCGCCTGCGGCGGGGTGCCCGGCCGGCTGGAGCTGGTCAGCGGGGACGCCCCGGTGCGCGGGGTGGTCGACTACGCGCACAAGACCGACGCCGTGGTGGCCGCCCTGGCCGCGCTGCGCGGCACTGGCACCGGTCGGCTGATCTGCGTCATCGGCGCCGGTGGCGACCGGGACCGGGGCAAGCGCCCGGTGATGGGCGCCGCCGCTGCCCGGGGGGCCGACGTGGTGCTGGTGACCGACGACAACCCGCGCACCGAGGACCCGGCGGCGATCCGGGCCGAGGTGCTGGCCGGGGCGTACCGGGCGGACGCCGGTGCCCGGATCGTCGAGGTGCCGGGCCGGCGGGAGGCCATCGCCGAGGCGGTCCGGCTGGCCGAGCCGGGGGACGTGGTGGCGCTGCTCGGCAAGGGGCACGAACGCGGTCAGGAGATCGCCGGCGAGGTGTACCCGTTCGACGACCGCACCGAGCTGGCGGAGGCGCTGCGCGTCCGCTTCGGCGACCTGGCGGGTCGACGGTGA
- a CDS encoding UDP-N-acetylmuramoyl-tripeptide--D-alanyl-D-alanine ligase translates to MIPLSLAEVAAAVGGRLHAADPDTRVTGPVEFDSRKVAAGALFVAFPGERVDGHDYAAGAVAAGAVAVLGTRELPGVPMVLVDDALAALGRLARAVVDRLPGLTVIGLTGSSGKTTTKDLIAQLAVRLGPTVAPPGSFNNELGHPYTALQATAQTRYLVMEKGARGVGHVRYLCDVVPPRISVVLNVGVAHLGEFGSVENIALAKGELVEALPADGLAVLNADDRLVAAMASRTAARVVRYGESADADVRAVDVTLDGRGRPAYTLVTPEGTAPVRLGLTGRHQVSNSLAAAAVARELGMPLAELAAALGELGLVSTRRMDVFTRPDGVTVIDDSYNANPASTAVALRALAGMHRGGRTFAALGYMAELGEYEDEGHREVGRLAAELGVDRLLVVGEPAAPIHEGATAVSDWGGGSVLLTDQAAAVEVLRSELRPGDVVLVKGSRYRTWEVADALRADGEGAGAGAGGAA, encoded by the coding sequence GTGATCCCGCTGAGCCTGGCCGAGGTGGCCGCCGCGGTGGGCGGCCGGCTGCACGCCGCCGACCCGGACACCCGGGTCACCGGCCCGGTCGAGTTCGACTCCCGCAAGGTCGCCGCCGGGGCGCTCTTCGTGGCCTTCCCCGGCGAGCGGGTCGACGGGCACGACTACGCCGCCGGTGCGGTCGCCGCCGGTGCGGTGGCGGTGCTCGGCACCCGGGAGCTGCCCGGGGTGCCGATGGTGCTGGTGGACGACGCGCTGGCCGCGCTGGGCCGGCTGGCCCGGGCCGTGGTGGACCGGCTGCCGGGGCTCACCGTGATCGGGCTGACCGGATCGTCGGGCAAGACCACCACCAAGGACCTGATCGCCCAGCTCGCCGTGCGGCTCGGCCCGACGGTGGCCCCGCCCGGGTCGTTCAACAACGAGCTGGGCCACCCGTACACCGCCCTGCAGGCCACCGCGCAGACCCGGTACCTGGTGATGGAGAAGGGCGCCCGGGGCGTCGGGCACGTCCGTTACCTCTGTGACGTGGTGCCGCCGCGGATCTCGGTGGTGCTCAACGTCGGGGTGGCGCACCTGGGCGAGTTCGGCTCGGTGGAGAACATCGCCCTGGCCAAGGGGGAGCTGGTGGAGGCGCTGCCGGCCGACGGGCTGGCGGTGCTCAACGCCGACGACCGGCTGGTGGCGGCGATGGCGTCGCGCACCGCCGCCCGGGTGGTCCGCTACGGCGAGTCGGCCGACGCCGACGTGCGCGCGGTGGACGTGACCCTGGACGGGCGGGGGCGGCCGGCGTACACCCTGGTGACCCCGGAGGGGACCGCCCCGGTGCGACTCGGCCTGACCGGCCGGCACCAGGTCTCCAACTCGCTGGCCGCGGCGGCGGTCGCCCGGGAGCTGGGCATGCCGCTGGCCGAGCTGGCGGCGGCCCTGGGCGAGCTGGGGCTGGTCTCCACCCGCCGGATGGACGTCTTCACCCGGCCGGACGGGGTGACCGTGATCGACGACTCGTACAACGCCAACCCGGCCTCGACGGCGGTGGCGCTGCGGGCGCTGGCCGGGATGCACCGGGGCGGGCGGACGTTCGCCGCCCTGGGCTACATGGCCGAGCTGGGCGAGTACGAGGACGAGGGGCACCGGGAGGTCGGCCGGCTCGCGGCCGAGCTCGGTGTCGACCGGCTGCTCGTGGTGGGTGAGCCGGCCGCGCCGATCCACGAGGGCGCGACAGCGGTAAGTGACTGGGGAGGAGGGTCGGTGCTGCTCACCGATCAGGCGGCGGCCGTCGAGGTGCTGCGCAGCGAGCTACGACCGGGCGACGTCGTCCTGGTGAAGGGCTCCCGGTACCGCACCTGGGAGGTGGCCGACGCGCTGCGTGCCGACGGCGAGGGTGCCGGGGCCGGCGCGGGGGGTGCCGCGTGA
- the mraY gene encoding phospho-N-acetylmuramoyl-pentapeptide-transferase, which translates to MRAVIVAIGVAFLVSLLATPLAIKVFARLKAGQPIRSNLGLASNEGKKGTPTMGGVVFILATVIAYVAGHLALTTLPDAQIAQVEPTITALVLLGLMVFSGAVGFIDDFLKVRKRHSGGLNKRGKLFGQILVGAAFGVVALYFPSSMTDASGATTNTETVGSTTLSFIRDIPALEIGKVASVIVIIMVVMAATNGVNLTDGLDGLATGASVMVLAAYALIAFWQYRHWCADPTYTANPDNYCYAVRDPLEIALIAGAAAGACVGFLWWNTSPARIFMGDTGALGLGGLIAGMAMSTRTVLLLPILGGLFVIITMSVVIQIISFRTTGKRVFRMSPLQHHFELAGWSEVNIVVRFWIIAGIGVAIALGLFYSDFLASMG; encoded by the coding sequence GTGAGGGCGGTCATCGTCGCCATCGGGGTGGCGTTCCTGGTGTCGCTGCTGGCCACGCCGCTCGCGATCAAGGTGTTCGCCCGGCTCAAGGCCGGTCAGCCGATCCGGTCGAACCTCGGGCTGGCCAGCAACGAGGGCAAGAAGGGCACGCCGACGATGGGCGGCGTGGTGTTCATCCTGGCCACGGTGATCGCCTACGTGGCCGGTCACCTCGCCCTGACCACCCTGCCGGACGCGCAGATCGCCCAGGTCGAGCCGACCATCACCGCCCTGGTGCTGCTGGGGCTGATGGTCTTCTCCGGCGCGGTCGGCTTCATCGACGACTTCCTCAAGGTGCGCAAGCGGCACAGCGGCGGGCTCAACAAGCGCGGCAAGCTGTTCGGGCAGATCCTGGTCGGGGCGGCCTTCGGGGTTGTCGCGCTCTACTTCCCGAGCAGCATGACCGACGCCAGCGGCGCGACGACCAACACCGAGACGGTGGGCAGCACCACGCTGAGCTTCATCCGGGACATCCCGGCGCTGGAGATCGGCAAGGTCGCCTCGGTGATCGTGATCATCATGGTGGTGATGGCGGCGACCAACGGGGTCAACCTCACCGACGGCCTGGACGGGCTGGCTACCGGCGCCTCGGTGATGGTGCTGGCCGCGTACGCGCTGATCGCGTTCTGGCAGTACCGGCACTGGTGCGCCGACCCGACGTACACCGCCAACCCGGACAACTACTGCTACGCCGTCCGGGATCCGCTGGAGATCGCGTTGATCGCCGGGGCGGCGGCCGGGGCCTGCGTGGGCTTCCTGTGGTGGAACACCTCGCCCGCCCGGATCTTCATGGGCGACACCGGCGCGCTGGGCCTCGGCGGCCTGATCGCCGGGATGGCGATGTCCACCCGGACGGTCCTGCTGCTGCCGATCCTCGGCGGGCTCTTCGTGATCATCACGATGTCCGTGGTGATCCAGATCATCTCCTTCCGCACCACCGGCAAGCGGGTCTTCCGGATGTCCCCGCTGCAGCACCACTTCGAGTTGGCCGGCTGGAGCGAGGTCAACATCGTGGTCCGCTTCTGGATCATCGCGGGCATCGGGGTGGCCATCGCGCTGGGCCTGTTCTACAGCGACTTCCTGGCCAGCATGGGCTGA